One part of the Anopheles coustani chromosome 2, idAnoCousDA_361_x.2, whole genome shotgun sequence genome encodes these proteins:
- the LOC131267459 gene encoding vitellogenin-1-like encodes MGMRHLIVLVLLACCCCQEARSFDLGGLFKKSGEVAKVAAKTAKGVAENIPQIFSPEQLLEFGKQSIIGLPAEAIAATINQICSVALLSNATASENSVNITDMNYILMTEDNNVTIPLLESDDLWMNELFNKSCDTVVLVTGWTSNVNEPNRAIDTIYNAYKARGGYNFVVIDTAEYVDTLYTWSAFNTNDLGKGLADGLKGLIKYVPLERIHLIGHSLGAHIVGAAGRFFQYSTNKTLPRITGLDPANPCFNEGESLSGIQRGDAEFVDIIHTNAKVLGKRDPIGDADFYPNGVVSVQPGCLDPACSHKRAWELYAETVYPENEKSLLAVKCNSLLSLKTGGCIGNPIPLGFACPPTAKGNFFLKTKDKSPFAMSL; translated from the exons ATGGGCATGAGGCACTTGATCGTTCTAGTGCTGTTGGCATGCTGTTGTTGCCAGGAAGCGCGTTCGTTTGATTTGGgaggtttgtttaaaaaatctgGCGAAGTAGCTAAAGTTGCGGCCAAGACTGCGAAGGGAGTGGCCGAGAATATACCACAAATATTCTCTCCGGAACAACTGCTCGAGTTTGGCAAGCAATCTATCATCGGACTTCCGGCGGAAGCGATCGCGGCGACCATCAACCAAATAT GTTCGGTTGCGCTTCTGTCGAATGCGACTGCTTCGGAAAATTCGGTCAATATTACCGATATGAACTACATTCTGATGACGGAGGACAACAATGTTACGATACCGCTGCTAGAGTCAGATGATCTTTGGATGAACGAGCTATTCAACAAATCCTGTGATACGGTCGTTCTGGTGACCGGATGGACATCAAACGTGAACGAACCGAATCGGGCGATTGATACGATATACAACGCATACAAAGCACGTGGCGGCTACAACTTTGTCGTCATAGATACGGCGGAGTATGTGGACACACTGTACACGTGGTCTGCGTTCAACACGAACGATCTTGGCAAGGGCTTAGCGGATGGACTTAAAGGGCTCATCAAGTATGTCCCGTTGGAGAGGATTCATTTGATCG GGCACAGCTTAGGAGCACACATTGTTGGCGCGGCTGGTCGTTTCttccaatattcgaccaacaAAACACTACCCCGAATCACCGGTTTGGATCCGGCCAATCCTTGCTTCAACGAGGGAGAATCGCTCAGTGGCATCCAGCGTGGAGATGCCGAATTCGTTGATATTATACACACCAACGCGAAGGTACTCGGTAAGAGGGATCCTATCGGAGATGCAGATTTTTATCCCAACGG AGTTGTTTCAGTCCAGCCGGGATGTTTGGATCCAGCAT GCTCCCACAAGCGTGCCTGGGAACTGTACGCGGAAACAGTTTACCCGGAGAATGAAAAAAGTCTTCTGGCCGTCAAATGCAACTCGCTGCTCTCGCTGAAAACTGGTGGTTGCATAGGTAACCCAATCCCGCTCGGTTTTGCATGCCCTCCGACAGCTAAAGGAAACTTTTTCTTGAAAACCAAAGATAAATCACCGTTCGCAATGAGTTTgtaa
- the LOC131267458 gene encoding proliferation-associated protein 2G4, whose product MPPAEKQEEKEHTIDEPAVVEKYKVAGDIVNRVLQTTIKACVAGASAKEICLKGDAMLMQEADKKYKNDEDMKKGVAFPTCLSVNNCICHFSPSRNDPDYILKENDVVKIDLGAHIDGFIAVAAHTIVVGATAEKKCKGKAADVVLAAYHASQAALRLLKDGTGNYAVTEAVQKIAADFKCKPIEGMLSHQLKQFKIDGEKTIIQNPTIAQKKEHEKCDFEKYEVYAMDVLVSTGEGLGKEQDTRVAIYKKTEENYLLKLKASRAFYAEVKRKYGPMPFNLRNFEEEAKAKMGVNECVTHKLVEPFQVLYEKHNEYVAQFKYTVLILPQGLRIVTGYPFDPTCYESEHSVQDEEMKKLLATDLKLADSKNPSAAIPGGLPVKDKKKKKKKKKKSGTGAATAAGEDEAAGDSGDEEEVDAKEEKA is encoded by the exons ATGCCGCCAGCCGAGAAACAGGAAGAGAAGGAGCATACGATCGATGAGCCTGCCGTCGTCGAGAAGTACAAAGTGGCCGGTGATATCGTAAATA GAGTCCTTCAAACGACTATTAAAGCATGTGTCGCTGGTGCTTCTGCGAAGGAAATCTGCCTGAAGGGCGATGCTATGTTGATGCAGGAGGCGGACAAG AAATACAAGAACGATGAAGACATGAAAAAAGGTGTCGCCTTCCCAACGTGCCTCTCGGTGAATAATTGCATCTGCCACTTCTCGCCATCGCGCAACGATCCCGACTACATACTGAAGGAAAACGATGTAGTCAAAATCGATCTGGGTGCCCACATCGACGGATTCATTGCGGTTGCGGCGCACACCATTGTCGTCGGTGCAACGGCCGAGAAGAAGTGCAAAGGTAAAGCAGCGGACGTGGTGCTGGCGGCTTACCATGCTAGCCAGGCCGCACTGCGGCTACTTAAGGACGGCACCGGCAACTACGCAGTGACGGAAGCGGTGCAGAAAATTGCAGCCGACTTTAAGTGCAAACCGATCGAGGGCATGCTGAGCCATCAGCTGAAACAGTTCAAAATCGACGGTGAAAAGACCATCATCCAGAATCCAACGATTGCGCAGAAGAAAGAGCATGAAAAATGCGATTTCGAGAAGTACGAGGTGTACGCCATGGATGTACTCGTCAGCACCGGCGAGGGACTTGGCAAGGAACAGGATACTCGGGTGGCTATCTACAAGAAGACGGAGGAAAACTATCTACTTAAGCTGAAAGCGTCCCGTGCGTTCTATGCCGAG GTGAAGAGGAAGTACGGACCGATGCCTTTCAATTTGCGCAACTTCGAGGAGGAAGCCAAGGCCAAGATGGGCGTCAACGAATGTGTGACGCACAAGCTGGTGGAACCTTTTCAAGTATTATACGAGAAGCATA atGAATACGTTGCTCAGTTCAAATACACGGTACTAATCCTTCCCCAAGGGCTGCGAATCGTGACCGGCTATCCGTTTGACCCGACGTGCTACGAAAGCGAACACAGTGTGCAAGATGAGGAGATGAAGAAGCTGCTTGCTACGGATCTGAAGCTTGCTGATTCGAAGAATCCTTCCGCTGCCATCCCCGGTGGGCTGCCGGTCAaggacaagaagaagaaaaagaagaagaagaagaagtcggGCACTGGAGCCGCCACGGCTGCTGGTGAGGATGAAGCTGCCGGGGATAGCGGCGACGAGGAGGAAGTCGATGCGAAGGAAGAGAAAGCATAA
- the LOC131267460 gene encoding MICOS complex subunit MIC13 homolog QIL1, whose translation MLRLVLKTSLAGGAVYYSKEEGIWNEDTEKVYERYAAALHPHVQSVKQQIPLDIPALPSSGELCFVTKHYYNEGVKNTINFIHRLPCYAGQWAKKGSDAIKQALDAPAAQPVEATPAPAKK comes from the exons ATGCTCAG GTTGGTTCTGAAAACGAGTCTTGCTGGCGGTGCTGTCTACTACAGCAAGGAAGAAGGTATCTGGAACGAAGACACTGAAAAGGTCTATGAGCGGTACGCGGCGGCACTCCACCCGCACGTGCAGTCTGTGAAGCAACAAATTCCCCTGGAT ATACCGGCACTTCCATCCAGCGGAGAACTATGCTTCGTCACGAAACACTACTACAACGAGGGGGTTAAAAATACGATCAATTTCATCCACCGACTTCCCTGTTACGCCGGACAATGGGCGAAGAAGGGCTCGGATGCAATAAAACAGGCACTGGATGCTCCAGCGGCGCAGCCTGTCGAAGCTACGCCAGCCCCGGCtaaaaagtaa